The Ignicoccus islandicus DSM 13165 sequence AATTAGCGCCTTAGAGGCACCTCCTCTAAGGGACGCGAACGCAACGAACGTGCCAACTATTAGAGAGCCGAGGAAGCCCAGCGCAAAGGACGTGCTTTGTTGGAGGGCAATTAAGCCGAATATCAATGCCCCCAAGGAAATGAACAAGAAGGCGCCCGAAAGAGTACCTAAGACGTATGGGTCGACTAAGTCGTTCGAAAGCTCCTTTTGAAGTAAGAGCGTTGGTAAAGCCAAGGACAAGGAAATTAGGTTATCCACTATAACTCTTTGAATTCGTATTTCTAAGACTACTCCCGAGAGCTGGAGAGGGTTCGCGAATCCGCTACCGCCTAGGCTCAAGGAAGAAAAGAAGGAGGCTAGCCAGAGCAATACAAGCCAGATGGATCTTTTACAAGCGCGTGGAGAGCCTTTAGTAGTATCCATGGCGCTTGACTTATCCGAGGTCCCGGTCTCTGAACGACGTCCGCGTACGTTCCATAGATTACGCATATTCGCTTTGCCCTTAGGCCCAAGGCTTTAGCATCTTTAACGGCCCCTTGCGGATCAATTCCTTTCCCACTCAATAATATTACTACGTCCGCATTTAATGATAGGAGTTTCTCTTTGGTTATCCTAGGCCACCCTAGTTGTCCTATGAGGTTTACGGCGTTCAGCTTATTGACTAAATCGCTAATGAAAGTTCCATTGCCTACCGCATAGATGCCCCAGGAGAACGGGTAGAAGAGAATTACTACTTTCACTAATGGATATTTCAAGGATTCCTCTGAGGCCTTGGTTACGTTCTCCTCGATCCATTTAACTACTTCCCCTGCCCTATCGAGTTCGCCGATAGCCTTTCCAATTAGGGTTAAATCGCGCTCTATACAGCCTATCGAGTCACACGCGCCTCCCTTTGTAAAGAGGACTGGGAAGCCTAGTTCGTTGAGTTTGCCTATCATCCTTAGGTCAGCGCCTTCATCAGCTATTACGAGGTCCGGTTCCAGTAAAGCTATTTTTTCTATATTGGGCATCCAGAACGTTCCTATGATCGTTACCCTACCACTCCCGGTCGCGTTAACCAATTGAGCTGGCCAATCGACTGGTTGAACGGTTGCTACGAGTTTCGAACAGTTCATTACACATACGCTCTCCGCAATGGCCGGCGTTAGGGCGATGACCTTCTTAGGAGGGTAATTAAATATAGTTACGTTCCTCCCGAGCGCGTCAATTAACGTAATGGGTGAGGAGGACACAATTACAATGGCTAGCGTTGGGATAGCTATCAGAAGGATAAGCGGGATTGTTAATCTCACGATTTCACCGGGGTGGCGAGGGTTGCTGAGAAATATGTAAATGTAATGGGTCCCGGCACGGGGCGGCTGCGGCGCCTCTCGGACGCCACTGCCTAACCCCGCGCGACCGGCTTAACTTCCGGGTTCGATATGGGTCCGGGTGTTGCCCGGTCGCTGTGGCCGGGACCCGTCTTAGCTCCCTACGGGGTCTCTTTATTTTCTTTTCGGTTTGTTCGATCCCAACCAATATTCGTAGAGGCCTCTCTCTATAATCCACTCTTTAAGTGGACCGAATATTACCGCCTTTCCTTTTATCTCTTCGGCGTTCGGACTAGACGTTAAGAATAGAGCTGCTTTTATCGCTATCATCATTGCCTTCATGAACTTCCTTAACTCCTCTTTCCCGGCATAGGCTGCCTTGAGAGCAGGTAGCGCTACTCCAACTACGTCTGCACCTAGCGCTAGCGCCTTCGCTGCTTCCATACCATTTCTAATTCCACCGGACCCTATTATTATCGAGTTTGGAGCCGCAGTCCTAACTTCCATTATGGAAGCGGCAGTGGGAATTCCCCAGTCGCTTAACCAGGAAGCCGCTAAGCCCAACTCTTCCTCGCCCTTCTCGTATGCTCTATACATTTCGACTTTCACCCAGCTGGTTCCGCCACAACCGGAAACGTCGAAGGCTTGGATACCCACTTCATTGAATGCCTTTGCGGTTTCGTAATCTATTCCAGCTCCGGTTTCCTTAATTATTACCGGCGTGTCTAACTCATCGACGATTTCTGCGACTTTGTCTATTATTCCCTTGAAGTCAACATCGCCTTCTGGCTGGAAGGCTTCTTGGGCAGCGTTCAAGTGTATCGCTATTGCATCAGCGTCGATCATTTCTATTGCTTTTTTAATTTCAGTTACGCCGTAACCCTTCAATAACTGAGGCGCGCCTATGTTTGCTATGAGTAAAGCGTTAGGGGCCTTTTCCCTCGCTATTCTATATGTCCAAGAAAGCGAGGGGTCCTCTATAGCAGCCCTCTGGCTGCCTACCCCCATTCCCAGTCCCAATTCCTCAACGACTTCCGCAATGGTCGCGTTTATCTTGGCGCTATGCTCGTTGCCACCAGTCATCCCAGTTACGATAATTGGTGCGTTAAGCGTTTTGCCGAATAGTTCGATTCGCGTGTCCACTTCGTTGAGGTCGAGTTCCGGTGCAGCGCGGTGAATCAATTTAACGTACTTAAACCAAGTATCCCCGGCCTCTACGTCGTTCAGTAAAGTAATCCTCAGGTGATCTAGCTTTCTGGTCCTAGTTTCCATAATTTGCCTACCTTCTCATTGAAACATCGAGGAAGCTATATGAAGGTCGCTATGATTCCGTAACTTAAGGATTTTAGAACTATTTGCGCAACGCGAGATTAAGGGGAACGACCTCGAAGGACTACGAGACTAAAGTAATTGAAGAAAGCGTCAGAGCTATTGAGAAATTACTACCGATAGCGTTGGAGAAGAAGGGAAAAGACGTTATTAAGGTAATGCACGTATGCGGAACCCATGAACATACTGTGACTCACAACGGTCTCAGGAGCCTGGTTCCACCTCAGCTGGAGATAATTGCCGGACCGGGTTGTCCAGTTTGCATAACCCCCGCTTCGGCCGTAGACGAAATGATAAAGCTCTCCCTTGAAGGAGTTCGAGTATACGCTTACGGCGACGTTTACAAGCTACCGGGGACGAAGGGAAGTTTAGCTACTGCTAGGGCGAGAGGCGGAGACGTAAAGGTCGTTTACGGTTTTCTAGACGCAATGAAAGACGCAAGGGAACACGGCAAAGAAGCCGTTTTCTTCGGAGTGGGTTTCGAAACAACTGTTCCAACGGTTGCGTCTCCGGTGTATTTAGGAAAGGTTCCCGAGAACTTAAAGATATTCTCAGTATATAGATTAACTGCTCCGGGGCTCGATAAAGCGTTGGAAGCTCACAAGGACCTAGGCGTACCTCTTGATGGAATAATTGCTCCGGGTCACGTTTCATCGATTATAGGTGCGAACGCGTGGAAGTATCTACCAGAGAAATACGGGTTACCTACAGTTGTAGCGGGTTTCGAAGCGTACGATTACATGGTAGCTCTAGTTTGGTTATTAAAGCAGATAGTGAAGGGCGAAGCTAGACTGGAGAACGAGTATTCGAGGGTAGTAAAACCAGAAGGCAACGTGATCGCATGGAAGAGGGTTAACGAAGTGTTCTATGTAACGGATGCCTATTGGAGAGGGATAGGCGTCCTACCGAATAGCGGCTTAGAATTTAGGGACGCATACTCTAAGTACGATGCTTCAAAGGAGTATGGTCTCGAAGTGAAACCGACTGAACGGGAGCTACCGCCGGGATGCAAGTGCGCTCAAATAAACTTGGGAATAGCTAAACCTACCGATTGTCCTCATTTCAAGAAGACTTGTACGCCTACCAATCCCATTGGTCCGTGTATGGTGAGCGATGAAGGTACGTGCGCTATATGGGCTAAGTTCGGAGGAGGAGAACTCATAAGGACGCTCGCGAAAGAATTGGGGCTCTGAAGAATAGCTAAAATCACCTTTTTTCAGTTTCCGACTTGGAGGAAGAGATGACTTCCATTTCAGATGCTGCGAAGAAGTTCAAGTTACAACGGGTTAGCAAGGACGATGAAGAACTACTACTAATACCGAACTCTCCCTTCTACGTGGTCGTAAAGAAGGGGCCCGTGTTTAGAGTTAGAATTGGCGTTGATTGGGACAAAATGGAAGAAATCGCTCAAGAGATGATAGATGAAGGGGAAGACAAGGAAGACGTATTGGACGTTATGGATGACTTACTAGATGAAGCATTGAAAATAGCCTACGACGTCATTAAATCTCTTGAAAGGGAAGGAAAGGAGGTTAAATCCGAGCTAACTTCATCTATAATGGATATCAAAGATGAAATGATTGACCGCTTAGAGTACTTGGAGGAAGTGTCTTGAAGGTTTACGTGCTTCGAATAGGGCATAGACCTGAGAGGGACAAAAGGATAACGACTCACGTAGCACTGGTAGCGAGAGCCTTTGGAGCTAGCGGTTTCTTGCTCAATCCATGTGACGAAAAGATAATAGAGAAAATAAGGGAGACTGAGTCCAGATGGGGTCGTTTCTTAGAAGAGATAGAATGTGTTAGATCGCCACTAGATTACGTTAGGAAATGGAAAGAGTCGCGCGGAAAGGTAGTTCACCTAACTATGTATGGAATGAAGCTCGACGAAGCAATAGAAGAGATAAAGGATACCAAGAGCGATCTATTGCTAATAGTGGGTGCAGAGAAAGTTCCCAGGGAATACTATGATCTCGCCGATTGGAACGTTTCTGTAGGTAACCAGCCACACTCGGAGGTGGCAGCGTTAGCCGTTTTCTTGGACAGGTTGTTTGATGGTAAGGAGCTCTACAGAGAGCCTGCGAACCCTCAAATTAAGATAGTTCCTTCGAGAAGGGGAAAAAGGGTGGTTAAAGGAAGTGAAGACTCCGAAGGAGCTTCTAGATGAGTTGCTGAAGTTCATTGAAAAATTGGCTGGAAAAGAAGGAGTAATGGTATTCAAGGAGTTAATGAAATACGACGGGGTAACGGAAGAACAAATTGCAGACGACTTAGGCATGAAGGTCAATGACGTCCGAAAGGTATTGTACAAATTCGAAGAGTATGGCTTAGTTAAGAGCTATAAGGAAAAAGAAGACGAAAACAATCAAATATACTACCTTTGGAGAATAGAGAGAGATACGCTTAACCAGTCTCTATTGCTCCTCAAGAAGGAGGTCTTGAAGAAACTCGAAGAGAAGTTAGAGGATGAAGAAAACGAAGTTTACTTCTATTGTCCTAAGGACTTCACTAGATTAAGGTACTCGGAAGCAATGCTCTATGATTTCACTTGTCCTAAGTGTGGGACTCCCCTTGAGATGGACGAAGATAACTTATCGAAGGTAATTCTCAAGAAATACGTAAATAAGCTCAAAGAGGAAATTGAAAATGAAGAAAAGTCTCTTTGATTTGTTCTCGGGGGCCGGTGGATTCGCTCTCGGTTTCGAAAGGAGCGGTTTCGAGAGCGTTATTGGGGTTGATAACGATAGGGCAGCTATAAGGAGCTATGCAGCTAATCACAAGAAGGCCCTTGCATTAAATGAAGACATTTCCAAGCTATCGTCCAGAGTTCTAGAAAGACTTGGAGGCACACCGGACGTGATAATTGGTTCCCCACCGTGCGAACCCTATACTGCAGCTAACCCGAAAAGGGAAATCAATCCCTTAGATAGGCTCTATAAGGATCCAATAGGTAGATTGGTTCTTCATTTTATAAGAATCGTGGGGGACTTGAAACCAAAGGTTTTCGTCATGGAAAACGTGAAAGGTCTCATCGAAGGAGAACTCAAGAGGGCAATAGCTAACGAGTTCAAGAGGGTTGGTTACGAGAAGGTGTATTTCAATGTACTTAGAGCAGAGGATTACTGCGTGCCATCTCATAGGGTTCGGGTTTTCGTCTCAAACGTTCCAATAAAACCTAAGCCAATATGCAAGAGGCCCGTAACTGTAGAAGAGGCCTTGAAAGATCTCCCTCAGCCGAATAGGGAGTGGCCACCGAATCACGAGCCCCCTTCACTTTCCACTAAACAGTTAAAGAGGATAGCAAAAATTAAGTGGGGAGGGGCTCTGATACACTATAGAGGGAGTGGCGGAAGGTTGTACCCTAACATGGTTAGACTTCACCCCAAGAAACTGGCGCCCACAGTATTGGGAAGTAGCAGGTTCATACACCCATATGAGAATAGGATCCTAACTGTTAGAGAGCAAGCTAGATTAATGAGCTATCCAGACAATTTCATCTTCCTAGGGGGAAGGGACTCGCAATACAACCAAGTGGGCGAGTCCGTACCCCCATTACTGGCAGAGGTGATAGCCAATGTCGTCCGAGAACACTTGTAACGCTCAAGCTTGGTTAAAGGCACTTAGCGAAAAAGGTTGGAAGTGCTCACCTAAAGACGAGAACGAGGCTTACGAGGTACAGAGAAACGTAATAGAGGTGGCGAAGAGCGTATGGGGCGAAGTAATAGGTATGAAGATAGGGCTTACTAGCGAAGAGAGTAGAGCTAAGTTTGGAGGAGGCCCAATTTTCGGACCAATATTTGAGAAAGGTGTCTTAGGAAACGGCAGCTCCATTAACCTATCCAAGCTAAGCGACCCAATATTGGAGCCGGAAATATTTTACTGCAATGGGTCTTACTTCATATCCTTCGAAGTCCCTGACAACAGGTATGGGAAGAAGTGGGACGAATTGAATTACCTAGAAATAATAGCTGATATCGCTGGGTCGTATCGAGTTGTGGTAGGTGATGAACTTCAGTCCTTCGAAGGGGAAGTCGTACTAGAGGGTCCGAATTTGCTTCTAAAAGGAAAGATAAATTCAGATAAGCTTAGAAGGAACGAAGAGCTTCTGAAATCTAAAGCTCCAGATGGGTGCCTACTATTAGGTACTATACTACCAATAGTAAAGGTAAGCGAGGGCCACTATTCTCTCGAGTGTTGTGGAAGTAAAGTAGAAATAGATTTCATATAATTGCGGTCACCTCGTTGCGGGTTCTTCACGAATTCAGCTTTGCTACCTTCGTTCATTCCGCGACTTAAACGCTTCGAAGCGATATTAATAGCCTTTCTAGTTGAGCCCTTTAGGGAAGTTTCGTTGGCTAGAAGGTCGAAGAGCAGGGGTAAAAAAGAGAACTTACTAATAATAGCGTCATCGTTATTCATCTTAATGTTCATCGGTGAAACCATTATCATGTTAGCACCTAGAGGAAGCGGTAGTAACGTCATATCGCGTGAGGAGCTGTTAAAGTACAGATACATTCCATCTCCATCTAACTTCACAGTGATGTTCTTCGGAGCATCAATAAAGGAATGTCCCTTATGTCCTGAAACGTTAAGCAACGTTACTCAAGCAATAAACTCCCTCAAGCGAAGCGAACTATTCTCTAATACCTCAATAGTTATGAAAGTATTCCAATGCAACGGATTCCCTAGCTGTCAAGATAAGGAAAGCCTAGTAAACTTCAAGCTCTACAGGGTCTCGCAAGTTCCACTCGTTATAATCTCATATAGAGGATTCCTCGTGCCAATAGACGTGGTAGGCATGTCCCCGCAAGAGATAGCTACCCTATTAGCCGCATGGTACCAAATACTCAAAGTGGCTTGGAAACCTCCGGCCAGAGGTCTAGTAGTCGCGTATTTCTATGATGGTAACCACACTAGTCCCTATTGGGACATAATAAAGAAGGAATTGGTCTCTAGGAACGTAACAGTGGTTGAATTCGGGTGTAAAAGCTATCCTTCCAATTGTACAAATAATATTGAAGCATACGCAACGATGCTGGCCTTGGGAATTTCTCCGAATAACCTACCTCTAATGTTGGTCTTCAAGGATTCGGCTATAGCATTGGAACTCCAACTTAAGGGTCCAGTCAATATAAATGAGATCGTTGAGAAGATTGAGACTCTAAAGGAAAGTTAAGTAACTTCGATCTTTTCGAGTGACTTGCCCCTAAGGGCGACCAGATCGCCTTTATCATTGAACAATATCTCATCATCAAGAATTAAGGGATAGTTGTCACACAGCGCGTACTTTGGGACTATCTCTTGCGCTTCTAGCTTAAATACGGCCACGCACCAAAGCTCGGTTTTATTCGATACTCTGTATCCAGATACTAATATCTCGTAACCTCTACTATCTATCAGTGTCACGTCCCTTAGAGGTTGAGAAGGCGTCTTAGGGTAGCCGTTGCTATCTATTGCAAGCATCCTGTTAACTTCGTTGTTGCCGCTTCCGCTCCTGAGTAATTCATATACCACGTGATCCTTTGCTAGGAGAGCATTGCCTACTATTCGGAAGGCGTTCCTTATTCGCATCTTTAGTCCATTACAGTCTATATAGTAACATTCGCTTTCGAAGCACTTGTAAGCTGTACCGGAAGGAGTAACTCCTTCAACCCTAATTGGAGTTCTCGCTATTACCTTTACGTTTCCTCGTTCATCTATCTCTAAGAGTTGGGTTCCCTTCGGAGTTACAACGAAAATCCTTAGCTTGGTTATTCCTCCACATCTGTTCGAGCGAACTGGTAAGACGTTTCCTAAATCGTTAACTATCGTTTTACCAGTAACTAAGTCTATTACATTTCTCGAATTCATGTCGTAAAAGGGAAGTACCTCGCCTGTCCACTTGACGTCGAAAAGCGTTCTACCGTATATCTTGTTTCCATTTACTTCAGCCACATCGTATCCTATGGATCGCTTTACAACTACTTTAGCGCCCTCACTATCTAGCTTAGCAATTAGGTATGGATAACTGTCGATTATGGATCGTCGAACGGTAATTTCCTCTCCTGATTCACTAATTAGAATGCTTTTTCCATTGCGGTAGAATAAGGCGTATATTTTCCCGTGCTCTCGGACAAGCAGAGCAGATGATTCATCGGCCTTTAACGTGATCACGCCCCTTCTCAGCCTCCCGCGCAGGTACTTGGTGCGGGGGGTGGGATTTGAACCCACGCAGGCCTACGCCATCGGGTCCTAAGCCCGACCCCTTTGGCCAGGCTCGGGCACCCCCGCACCCATCAGCATTCCAAAAATTCCGTTTTTAAGTGTTTGCCGAGAACGAAGAGGTTACTCAAACTTAATTTAATTTCAAACGGTCTCAAGTCTACTGAGGTGGATTCGTTGAGTGTTACCTTAGCAATAGGTTCTGGAGGAAAGGATACGGAAGACTTCGTAAAGAGATTCATTCTACCGCTCTTTAAGCTAAGAAGCTTGGGGGGAGTAGGCCTAGAGGACATGGAAGACGGTGCTACCATTCCAATTGGCGATGGAAAACATTTAGTAATCAGTATCGATAGCTACACTGTTAATCCGCCTTTCTTCCCTGGGGGTAACATAGGCAAGCTGGCTGCCTCCGGGTCCTTAAACGACGTCGCTGTCATGGGAGCGGAGCCGAAGGCTCTCATGGACGCAATTATAGTTGAAGAGGGTTTCCCTTTGAGGGATTTAAAGACCATATTAAATTCGATGGCTGAAGTAGCGAATTCCATGGACGTCGCGTTATTAGGCGGTGACACGAAGGTTATGCCTAAGGGAAGCATTGACAAGATAGTCATTGCTACCGTTGGAATAGGTATCGCTGAAGAACCCTTGCTAACTCTCGACCGGGCCCGTCCAGGGGACAAGATCATAGTAACCGGACCCGTTGGAGATCACGGAGCCACTATCCTGGCGCTCCAGTTCAACCTTAAAGTTGAGACGCTCAAAAGCGACGTCAGACCGATTTGGAGTGCAGTAAGGGCATTAAGGAAGTTCGGAGACAACTTGAGAAGCGCTAAGGACCCCACGAGAGGAGGTCTAGCGATGGCTTTAAACGAAATAGCCGAGAGATCGGGCAATAGCATAGTGGTCTACGAAGACGCAATACCAATGAAGAACGAAGTGAGGACCTATGCTGAAATGCTTGGGGTTGAACCTCTCGCTCTGGCTTCGGAAGGACAAGCAATTTTCGTAGTAGATCCATCTATAGAAGAAGAGGCGTTAGAGGCCTTAAGGAAGGAAGGCTACGAGGAAGCCAGGACTATAGGCGAGGTAAAGGGAGGCAAGAGCGGCTACGTTGTTCTAAAGACCCGGGTAGGAGGTCTAAGGATATTAGAAAAGCCCATAGGCGAACTAGTTCCTAGGATATGTTAATTTCCCTCTTACTGATGATATATGAGACATGGTTAGTCGGATTGTACGCGGAACAATCTTACAGGAGAAAGGTTGAGTTACTGAAAAGGAATGGATGTGTAATAATAGCTAGTCCATCTAATGTGAGGTGGTTAGTGGGCACGGAAGGAGGCATCGTTCTAATAGATGAAACGAAGGAAGTCATGGTCGCCCCGAAATTAGAACTAGATAGGATAAGGAAATCCGTCGAGTGGATAGAGGTAATAGAAGGCCCAAGAGGTTCTCTCTGGAAGAAAGTAAGAGATCTATGCAGTGGTCCATACTATGCGGACTTAGCCTATTTGAACTACTCTCAAGCCAATTCACTAGTAAGTGAATTTAAGGCGAAGGACGTCTCGAAAGAGATAGCGAGGCTAAGAAGGTCTAAGGACGAATACGAGCTTAAGACAATTAAGTCAGCCTTGAAAATAGCCGAAGATGCCTTCAAAATAACTTGGGAAGAGTTGAGAGAAGGCATTACGGAGCTTCAAGCCGCCGGCATACTTGAGATGCGCATGAGGGAATTAGGTGCTCAAGAATACGCGTTCAATACCATCTCAGCCTTCGGCGAGAACTCGGCGGAGCCTCATCACATACCAAGCGCTAGGAAGTGGGGCTTAAACGAGATCGCGCTCTTCGATTTCGGTGCCGTAGTGAATGGATTCCGAAGCGATATCACGAGAACGTTCGCACCAGATAGAAGATCTGAATGGATGATAGCTGTACTTGAGGCAGTCAACGAATCGATGAAGGCTGTGAGGGAAGGCGTTCGAGCCTCTGATATAGACGCAATAGCTAGAAACGTCTTGAAAGAGTACGGTTACGAGAAAGCGTTTATCCATGGTCTCGGACACGGTGTTGGGGCTGATATTCACGAACCACCTTATCTCTCGCCCTCATCTAACGACGTGCTAGTTGAAGGAGATGTAGTTACAATAGAGCCCGGCATTTACTTCCAAGGGGAAGGTGGAATTAGAGTAGAGCAAATGGTAGTAGTAAAGAGGAACGGCTGGGAAGTTTTAAACGAGCTTCCCGCATTATGGTATTGAAAAACATCACTTAACTATTAGCACGGGTCTATCGCTTAACCGAATAACCTTCTCAGAAGTGCTTCCAATTAACAACTTCTTTATACCACTATAACCGTGCGCACCTAGAATTATTACGTAGACGTCAAATTTCTTGGCATTTTCAACTATCTTCTCCGCAGGAGTACCGGCATCGATTACGCCTTCAGCTTCTATCCCACTTTCTTTCAACACGTTCACTGCCTCATTGATAACTTCCTTGGCTTTCTCCTCCAGCTCCTCAGCTATTTTACCGTGATATTCGCCGAAAAGTTCTGTTGCAACGTCGACGTTTATTACGTAAAGGACGTAGACTTTCGCGTTCAACTTCTTCGCGAAGTCTTTAGTGAAGTTCAGGGCGTCCTTTGAAGGCTTTGAACCATCGTAAGCCAGTAGAACCTTCTCCAAGATTCCAAACCTCCATAACGTTTATTGGAAATCTTACAAATATTTCTTTCGGTATACATATACAAATATATATTTACCGTACGGTAACAATATTAACCTTTATATACATGTATACGAAGAGATGGGTGCGGAGGTGGAGGTAGTGAGGAACATAGAGTTAACGGTGATTGTACCATACTTGATAATATACTTCGGAATGGCCGTACTCTTCGGCGGTCTAAAGGATGTTGCCGGAACACCGATTGCTGGCGGACTGACCGTTGGATTGCTCTACGCTTTGCTAATGTTCCCCATAACCTGGGGAACTGTTCTCCTATACACTTACCTAAGAGGTAAGGAGAGGAGGTGATAGGTATGTTCTCGATAGTAGCTCTCATAATGGTTATAGTAGTTGCTGCCGTAACTATGGGTATAGCTTGGTGGAGCTATAAAAGAGTGAGGAGCATTCAAGACTTCTACGCTGCTGGTAGATCCGTGCCGTGGATACTAATTGCGTGGGCATTGACTTCCAACTACCTCAGCGCCGCTTCCTTCTTGGGAGTGGCTGGAGGTATCAGTAACTTCGGGTTGGATAGAGTATGGGACCCTATAGGGTACTTCGCCGGATGGGTGCTCGTATTAGTAATCGCGGCTGAGTACATAAGGAAGATCGGTAAATTCACTGTGGCTGACGTACTGAACGAAAGATACGTAGGCTCTAAGGAGCTAAGAGCTTTAGCAATGATATCAACTGTAATTATTTCGACGTTCTACATGATACCACAAATGATTGGTGCAGGCTCTCTGATGAGCCTACTCCTCGACTGGCCCTATCACGTAGCTGTTGTAGTAGTTGGAGCAATAGTAGTACTAGTAGTCATGATGGGCGGTATAAGATCCACTGTATACAGCCAAGTGTTCCAAGCGCTCGTATTATGGTTCGCAATGCTAGCTATATTCCTAGGTTACCTAGCGTTCTTCGGCGGTCCTAGCGCGATAATCGATAAAGCCTATCAGGTACCACCACCGGCAATAGCTAAGAAACTGGTTTCCCAAGAGCTACTTAAGAGCTACGTGCCCTCCCTAGATAACATAAAGTTCACTGAAGCACTAGAGAAGAGTCTGCAACTGGCTGGTCAGATAATTGAGAAGAACCCGGATGTAATAAGACTCGTCCAACCTGGTGCGTTCGCTAGAGACATATGGAACCAGTTGAGCTTGGCCTTAGGTATAATACTAGGAACCATGGGCCTGCCACACATTCTAATCTACTTCTATACGGTACCGAGACCCGAAGATGCAAGGAAGGGAACGGTTGGAGCGATATTCAACATAGGTCTGTTCTACCTATTCTCTATATTCGTTGGATTCGCCGCCGGTACAGTGCTCTTCTCATTGATAACCTACTGGCTCGTGACCGGCTACGCTCCGTGGGCAAAGAACATGCCAGTGGTCGTAAGTGGAAAGATATTGGGTGGTGAATTCCTCATGGGTCTAGCCGCTGCTGGAGCATTCGCTGCGATCCTCTCAACCGTAGGAGGTCTAATGGTGGCCGCAACAAACAGCGTCGCATATGATCTCTATACAAACATAATAAAGAGAGGAGAGGCTAGTGAAGAGGAACAACTCCTCGTGGCCAGGATAGTAGCAATAATAGTTGGTGCAATAGCGATAATAGGTGGACTAGTCCTAAAGGGATTCGACGTATCCTACTTAGTAGTCCTAGCGTTCGGTATCGCCGCCAGCTCCTTCGCAACTACTCTAATAATGACCTTATGGTGGAAAGACTTCACTAGGCAAGGAGCTCTAGCGTCAATGTTGGTAGGTCTAATAGTAGCAGTTCTATTCGTATTACTGAGACTAGGGGGTGCCAAGGCCTT is a genomic window containing:
- a CDS encoding helical backbone metal receptor — its product is MRLTIPLILLIAIPTLAIVIVSSSPITLIDALGRNVTIFNYPPKKVIALTPAIAESVCVMNCSKLVATVQPVDWPAQLVNATGSGRVTIIGTFWMPNIEKIALLEPDLVIADEGADLRMIGKLNELGFPVLFTKGGACDSIGCIERDLTLIGKAIGELDRAGEVVKWIEENVTKASEESLKYPLVKVVILFYPFSWGIYAVGNGTFISDLVNKLNAVNLIGQLGWPRITKEKLLSLNADVVILLSGKGIDPQGAVKDAKALGLRAKRICVIYGTYADVVQRPGPRISQAPWILLKALHALVKDPSGLYCSG
- the fni gene encoding type 2 isopentenyl-diphosphate Delta-isomerase, coding for METRTRKLDHLRITLLNDVEAGDTWFKYVKLIHRAAPELDLNEVDTRIELFGKTLNAPIIVTGMTGGNEHSAKINATIAEVVEELGLGMGVGSQRAAIEDPSLSWTYRIAREKAPNALLIANIGAPQLLKGYGVTEIKKAIEMIDADAIAIHLNAAQEAFQPEGDVDFKGIIDKVAEIVDELDTPVIIKETGAGIDYETAKAFNEVGIQAFDVSGCGGTSWVKVEMYRAYEKGEEELGLAASWLSDWGIPTAASIMEVRTAAPNSIIIGSGGIRNGMEAAKALALGADVVGVALPALKAAYAGKEELRKFMKAMMIAIKAALFLTSSPNAEEIKGKAVIFGPLKEWIIERGLYEYWLGSNKPKRK
- the hypD gene encoding hydrogenase formation protein HypD — protein: MRNARLRGTTSKDYETKVIEESVRAIEKLLPIALEKKGKDVIKVMHVCGTHEHTVTHNGLRSLVPPQLEIIAGPGCPVCITPASAVDEMIKLSLEGVRVYAYGDVYKLPGTKGSLATARARGGDVKVVYGFLDAMKDAREHGKEAVFFGVGFETTVPTVASPVYLGKVPENLKIFSVYRLTAPGLDKALEAHKDLGVPLDGIIAPGHVSSIIGANAWKYLPEKYGLPTVVAGFEAYDYMVALVWLLKQIVKGEARLENEYSRVVKPEGNVIAWKRVNEVFYVTDAYWRGIGVLPNSGLEFRDAYSKYDASKEYGLEVKPTERELPPGCKCAQINLGIAKPTDCPHFKKTCTPTNPIGPCMVSDEGTCAIWAKFGGGELIRTLAKELGL
- a CDS encoding tRNA (cytidine(56)-2'-O)-methyltransferase, which encodes MKVYVLRIGHRPERDKRITTHVALVARAFGASGFLLNPCDEKIIEKIRETESRWGRFLEEIECVRSPLDYVRKWKESRGKVVHLTMYGMKLDEAIEEIKDTKSDLLLIVGAEKVPREYYDLADWNVSVGNQPHSEVAALAVFLDRLFDGKELYREPANPQIKIVPSRRGKRVVKGSEDSEGASR
- a CDS encoding DNA cytosine methyltransferase, translated to MKKSLFDLFSGAGGFALGFERSGFESVIGVDNDRAAIRSYAANHKKALALNEDISKLSSRVLERLGGTPDVIIGSPPCEPYTAANPKREINPLDRLYKDPIGRLVLHFIRIVGDLKPKVFVMENVKGLIEGELKRAIANEFKRVGYEKVYFNVLRAEDYCVPSHRVRVFVSNVPIKPKPICKRPVTVEEALKDLPQPNREWPPNHEPPSLSTKQLKRIAKIKWGGALIHYRGSGGRLYPNMVRLHPKKLAPTVLGSSRFIHPYENRILTVREQARLMSYPDNFIFLGGRDSQYNQVGESVPPLLAEVIANVVREHL
- the hypE gene encoding hydrogenase expression/formation protein HypE, whose product is MPRTKRLLKLNLISNGLKSTEVDSLSVTLAIGSGGKDTEDFVKRFILPLFKLRSLGGVGLEDMEDGATIPIGDGKHLVISIDSYTVNPPFFPGGNIGKLAASGSLNDVAVMGAEPKALMDAIIVEEGFPLRDLKTILNSMAEVANSMDVALLGGDTKVMPKGSIDKIVIATVGIGIAEEPLLTLDRARPGDKIIVTGPVGDHGATILALQFNLKVETLKSDVRPIWSAVRALRKFGDNLRSAKDPTRGGLAMALNEIAERSGNSIVVYEDAIPMKNEVRTYAEMLGVEPLALASEGQAIFVVDPSIEEEALEALRKEGYEEARTIGEVKGGKSGYVVLKTRVGGLRILEKPIGELVPRIC
- a CDS encoding M24 family metallopeptidase, with translation MYAEQSYRRKVELLKRNGCVIIASPSNVRWLVGTEGGIVLIDETKEVMVAPKLELDRIRKSVEWIEVIEGPRGSLWKKVRDLCSGPYYADLAYLNYSQANSLVSEFKAKDVSKEIARLRRSKDEYELKTIKSALKIAEDAFKITWEELREGITELQAAGILEMRMRELGAQEYAFNTISAFGENSAEPHHIPSARKWGLNEIALFDFGAVVNGFRSDITRTFAPDRRSEWMIAVLEAVNESMKAVREGVRASDIDAIARNVLKEYGYEKAFIHGLGHGVGADIHEPPYLSPSSNDVLVEGDVVTIEPGIYFQGEGGIRVEQMVVVKRNGWEVLNELPALWY